The genomic interval TCTGCAGAATTCACTTAGGAAATTTGTCACAGCTCAGCCCTAGAATATAAGTTAACAATTCATAGTTCATACTTAAAATGCACAGTAAACAAACCTGAAAGTACACAGAACGGTTTTTACTGAACatgaacataaaaaatattttctcctttcaagaAGGAGATACTTTTGATCTGTTGTTCCCATAAGAATTGTATAAATACATGTACAAATCACAGATAAGGGTTTGTAAATagcaaatgtaaatatataacCATGGAATGATACTGGACCAACCCTTTTGGCAATGGCAGTTTGTTACCCAGTATCAAAGTTCAGTGCAGAATATATAATTTAACAACGAACACATTCACAAACTATCAAAAGAAGAATaacttttccctcttttatgCTACACAGAATGCTGAAAGTTTTATCTTCTAGATGACAACGGACAATTTGAGACATTAAAATGCAAGTGCAGTTGGACACAGAAAGAAGTCAATATTGAAAGAATTGTCCACACTTTTGGAAAACCTTGCTTAGAAAACTACTGCATTTTACAAGAGGAAATATGGCCTGGTATATTGAAAAGAACAGTGCCAATGGTATCCCCAGATTTTTCACTTGCCAGTGAATGATGTGAAAGAACTAtcaaaactgattaaaaaaataaagcatcttCAAAGTATAAGTAAGGCACACTGAGAATTCAGAATCGCTGTCCAGTCCAGCCCAAAGGAATGCACTTTGCAAAACCCAGCAAGACAGAGCTGTACTGACTTTGGAATGGCAAAAATATAACTTGCAGTAAAGTAAGCAAGTAGAATGTAAAGCATAGCATAGAACTGTATCTTACTGTGACAAAGGCTTATGATGGTAATTCTAAAATTTAGGATTGAGTCCAAGTATATTCTCCTAAAAAAAACTCCTGAGCAAAGACTATGATATAGCTCGTCACTGTCAATCAAAAACTGGCTGTTTCCAGAGAGCAAGAcattaaaaatgacaaaagcaAGGTGATGTTTCGTGCAGCAAGTCACACACACTAATCAAAACATGGTACATTTTTAGCTTTAACAAGACATCATAACTTCCATATGAAAACACCTTTATCAATTAGTCTTAGCACTTAATTCCTTTGGAATTGGTGAAAAAATTTAGTTAATTCAGTGGTAATTCAGTAATTCATTACAGAATTGGttaaagtgctttaaaatgaataaatataattCACATATCTCTATTAGAAATACTTATTCCTTTTGAAACTTGCCTTCAGTAATAATTAACTCACATTTTCAAACCGATGGAACAGCATTAGCAAGAAAGAGCTGGTTGTCTGAGAGGGGGcatttatcaaaatatttcatgtatttgCCAAAGTCCTGTGCCAGAAGAGTTTATCTGTGCTCCACGCTGAACTATGGCATTAGTcaccttttgcttttccctttggCCAGTGCCTCTCCGTAGGTGAGGTGAATGAAGTCGAAGAGTTGGGTGGCATTGGCAGCATTCCCCAAAATCCTGGACAGCTCGTCCTTGGACAGCGTCACCAGCTCTGCGATGCTCCTCACGTGGTTCATCAGGGCCCGGCAGTTCTTGGCATTAACACCTGGCATTTTCAAGAGGAAGTCCTGGGGCCCAGGGTTGTACTTGTCCGACTCGGGCAGGATTTCGGAGTCGGCGGTCACGGCCATCGCCGTCTCTGCGTCGGGCTGGGGGTGGTTCTGCTTCAGCTCCTCGAACAGCTCCGCGGTGGCGTGGGGAGAGGGACACCACAGGATCCGCAGCTTCGGGAAGTGCAGCGTAAGGAGGGTCAGTTTAGAAGTAACATCATTCCCGGAAATTTCCTGCTGTAGAGAGCCTCGGGGGAGCAGGGAGAACGGTTTGTTAGGATCAAACTCGATCAGGAGGACTGGTCGCTTGTAGTAGCGGCACATGGAAATGCACTGGGAATACAGCCTCCCATTGTTTAGGGAACCAATCAGATCGCTGATGCTTTTCCGCTCCACACAGATATCAGGAGTCAAAATATAATCTCCAACTTCCAGAGTAACGGGCTCAATGTCAATCCCACGGCGATGAATCAGCGATGGGAGCTCACTACGGAATTCCCGCATATCCACGATTATAGTTTGCTGAACATCCTTCTGCTCCTGTCCCCCtaaagagcaaaataaacacagttaGCCCCATACTTGtgacctgcagctccagctgtagAGCTTTCGTGTGTGCTGCCAGTGCTTCTGTAATGGATGGACTTCACATCCCAAATTATACCTCCAATTCAGCATTTAATAAATCCAgacttcatttaattttcagttgcCCAATTATGTAGTGTAGTTTATGGAGTACACTCTGCGGTTTCACAGAACTCCCATGCTACCTGCTGTAAGCTTTGTGCATGTGACAATGAAAGACATTCAACTGTAGAtgaaagttatttaaataagtCAGGAAAATCTTTAAAAAGTTGCTTGCAAAACAAGACAATGAAGCTgatcctttttatttcctgctgtttcccACAGAAATATGGCATTTTATTGCAGGACTTATGTGTTGGCCTCTGTAGATCTGCAAAAAGACACATAAAGAGACTGCAGCACCAAGGCCACAAAAGACATAAAAGCAAAGATTAGAGAGCACATGGTAAAGGAGAGCAGGATTACAGACATGACAGCAACGAAAAATGGGCAGAGCTGTGAAGATAAAGGCACAGTATAGATGTCAGaggaaagcaacaaaaatgtggttagaactgcaaaaaaagaaaaaggatgtttcATTACAAAGAAGGTGATCAAAACTACAATGTGCAGTCGTTTACCCAGGCAGTCTGTTCTGCCAAGATGAAAAGATGTCCCCAGTATTTACTACCTCAAGGACAACTTGACTTCCTTTGACTATCTGCAGACTTCAGTTTCTATGTTTTAATTTCTCGCTTTACCAGCAGCACTAGAGAGTTTTATAACCAACAAGCTGCCCAGAAACTATCCAAGTTGTCTCTGTCTCCATGGTAAAACCCTTCTTTAGTCTGTATTGTCAGAGAAAACCACAATTCTCCATCACTGGGGAATACTGTTCCTTTACCATGCAGACTGCAGAGCCAGTGTAGGTGTCTCTGACCCTGGGGCTGGGTCCCTGGTGGCATTTCCAGGGCAGCAGTGACGGGgctttccagcagctcagagctcagcCTGAGCTCAGGCCCCGCTCACCTGCTTTGCGTGTGTCGGCAGCCACACCGGGGGGTTTGGCGTCTCGGATCAGGTCCAAGTTTGtttcatctcttccttctctctcttcaggAACAACCATGCTAGCCTTCTCTCTAAGgaaccacaaacaaacacacGCTAAAAACTGCAGATATATGAGAAAAATACACCCAAACAGTTTAACACCCTTCATCCAGATGTAAAATATATACAGTCTAATCCTAACTGCAGACCTGATCAGAACTGCAGTTTACCAGGTTTGCCACATTGTTGGGCTAGATGCTGTATTTCTATTTCAATTATCAGCACTTTTTAGCATCtgattacttttttatttctagaattTCTCAGAGCATAATAAACAAAGGAACTAATAACTAGTAATAGCACTATAACCTGATGAGAAGATACTGTCAGTAAAAATACTGTCTTATACAGTctaaggaaataattattttgtttccccAACTGACTTAGGTTATAAAAGCCTTAAGAATTATCTTAAAAGAAATGCTACTTGCAGACAAAAAGACaattacaaaaatgaaattcacAGAGACAATTAGGGGAAAATCCAAGTGGTGCTGTTCAGCCTTAGAAGTTTAATATGAAATCCTgctaaaattaataaataaaatggagtTTGACTTTTTGTTGATTCTCAGTGGGAAAGTTCTCTTAATACCTGAAAAACAATTGaattaaaagtttatttaaagccTTCACACAGTTAAGAACTTCACTCTATTTGAAGTGTAAGCATATAAGGGAATTACATGGAACACTAATAATAAAGGTGGTTAAACTAATTGTGTTACCGAATGAGTTTTTCAAAGgcctccttctctttcctcagaGCTGTGAGATAACGCTGCTCTTCTGTGGAGCCCCCATATATGAGAAAATAAACTCTGTAggtatgaaagagaaaaaaaaacccaccttacAGAACTTCATATTAACTTAAAAACACCCACAACCAATATTTAAGATTAGTAGCCTGACAAGTCAGTCAAtagttttctatatttttaattagtttgtgAAATTTATTCATAAAAGTGAGTTTGGCAATTTACAGGTGTATCAAATACCTATATACAGTGTGGTGATCCTTCTGTCAGCTAGAACAAAGTATAACTGCAAAtacttctcattttctttattgtgttttcctatacttgtttttctgttacagtTTCTGAATTACTGGTCTTCAGCGTTGCCAACATCAGGAAATGTGAACATGACTTAAACCCAAAATGAATCTTATTGTGTAAAAATCATACCCACAGAAATGGTTTAAAATGAGACTACACCACCTCAAAATGATCTACTGCCCCTAAGATCATCGAAGCAGAGGTCTCGAAGAAGATTGAATGAACTTTGGGATTTTTAACAGGTATGTTTCTACCCTAAGGGACTAAATACCCTCTGGAAAGTAAAAATTATCTTTTGGTTACTCCagacattttgcttttgtttaaaattaggAAGAGGGCTAAACAGGAATCAAAGGGTAGctaaagaaaatgaacagctgCACGTTCTGCCTTGACTGCTGACAGTGCACTTTTTAGTTTTTAAGACTAGAATTACCAAGTGAACTTGCCTCAGAGGCTTCCCAGGCCTGCTGGCCTTGTAGATCTCCAGCTGCCGGACAAAGGTGAGTTCTGCATCGTATAACACCACGTATCTGGGCTCCACCTCGTGCAGGACGCGGGTCAGGGCGTAGGgatccccacagctctgcagcgGGTGGATGATGGTCAGCGGGTCCTTGAAAATCCCGTAGTAACAATCGGAGGGCAGGTTCACATCAAAATCTTCAGCAATGGCCTCTTCACCGCTGCTTTCTTGGCTACTGCTTAATTCTTTGTTCTCTTCCACCTCTAActgctctctcttttcctcctcgGTTTTCCCTATCATTTGGATTATAGTCCGGTCTCGTTGcttcttgtgtttcttttgttttgaagaagcTGCAAGTTTGCCTTTTTTGGCTTGAGGCCCTGGGTCTGGTTTGGCATTTCCTTTGGACTTGATGGCTTTTCTGTCTGTAATCCATACTTCTCCAGCTTTCTCATCCTTTCCGAAGGTTTTGTTATACAGCCTTGTTAAAAAAGCTTCTGCCCCAGCAATAATAAACTccctgagctgggcacaggCTCGGTCATCGCTGGCACAAATGAGCACTTGCCCTGCAGTCAAGAAACAATATCATGTTTACAGGCTGTAATGCTGGGCTCCTTTTCCACCTAAAAGGCATCTCCTGAGCAAATTGGTTTTACTGATCCTGGAAGTAATGCCTGCCAAAGACTTTTGTATTTGGTtgtcacagctgctctggacTTTGAGAGAAATATAAAGTGCATGGGCATTTTGTACCAAACAAGATTAGAGGAGATTAATGGAAGTTCAGCATTCCCTATTCTCACAATGTCTAAATTTGTGAGGTTTTCCTTCTGGCCATCTGAAACATAGTGTGTATTGAAACATACTCACAACTACTTCTTTTTAAGACGTGGAATAAGAGAGAACTTAATTTAGACCAGTCTAATTTTCAGCCTTTGTCAGCTGTGATAGAAAGtcaaaaaatacatatttcacaCAGTATTATTGACATTTGTGGTCTTGAATAACAATTCCCCACAAGCTGACTCAGATAAACTCCTACAGCACTAGGTGAGAGAGCCAGTTCTTATGCAGTCAGAACACTGTGGGTGGGAGAAAAGAGCACTTTTTTACCCTTAgtatttcctaaaataaaatttgctgaAATTTAAGGGGCTGAACAGCCCTAAAATaggaaaggcagcaaagcagTTAGACTCTCTACCCTGCCTTCTAATCTCTACCCCATTTATATGCATCTCCTGGAGAGGCAAATTTTCAGGTGCAGGAGAAGAATGTGTGAGTTAGAAAGGGCACTTTTTTTGAACTTGAACTTAAGAAATGAGTGAAATGTACCTTGATTATTATAAATTTCCACATCAGTTTTATTGGGCTTGGAACTAAGGGATCAGTCTAATATTGAAatgtaagttaaaaaaatttctcagaATAACAAAAATTCTCTTTCCTAAACTGTATTGCATAGTAACCAAcacaaattattaaatttaaactAGCTCTTTGTTAACACTACAGTAAAGAGTTCGGTTCCCTCTCTCCAAAGACAAGCAGAAGTGCAAACCAGCCATACCGTGAAAACTTTATCATTTAGTATTCTCTCACCTGGACCACCAAGGTTGTCACTGGTCTTATTCTCATTTTCAATCTCTTTCAGTACTTCTCTCAAAGCTTCCCATTTTGGGTTACTTTCAAGAACCAATTCCCTTTTCAGTTCTGAAACGAAGTAAGATTGAACATAGCAGCTCTTGCAGCCAAAATATCCCTCAGACTTTAAATTAGTGGTTAGATGTCAATAGCGTGATGGCTGTTGGCAAATATGATATTCAACAGCCTACATATGCAATGTGTTATGTTACAGCGTTGGAGAACACTCTTAACTTTAAAAATGGGGATAAGTGCTCTAGTGAAGCAAAAAGTTGAAATATTCACTAATTCTTCAATTCTGAAACTCCTgggtatatttttttaataaaagcaaccCCAGCCTCCTACCCGTTCAAGTAAAATCATAAAGATCAAGCTAAACACCACAAGAATTCCATAAAAGCTCTCTCAGTGATCAGCTGAGCGAGCTTAGGAGAACCCCTTACTTCTTCATGACTCTTGTATGTTGTTTATTATGTGCTTTTTGAACTAAGATTATGTCTCAGCTTATCCCAGCTAACAGATGGACATCCTGAGCTGGGCTAAGTTAACGTAGGGAACCAGAGCCCCAGTGATAACATGCAAAGCACTTGAAATCGTGACACTCCCAAACTTAAAATTCGGAACGATCAGTaccattttccttcttcacatCACGTTTTTCAGAGCCTTTGCCTTTCTGACTCAGCTTCTCCTCTGCAATGCGATAAACTCGAGCCCGAGCGTTCACAAACATCGAGGTGCTGGCGTCAAGGAACAGCCAAcctgaggggagaggagaaggaagcagcatTAGTTTGACATCTGCAATGGGGATGTGTTTCAGCCCCAAACCTCTCATCTGGAATACCTGTGCTACCTGCTTGCTGTGCAATCACCAGCTTAATAAGAGACAAATGTGATGCAAATCTGCCCCTGTTGAGTAACAGCAGTTAGGTGGGAAGATGAAAGCATTATCTGTCAATAAAAACCTACGTCCTTATGGCTGGTTATGTAAAACCTGATTAGGTACCTTCAAATGTTTGGGAATACTAATTAAAAACATCAACATTTCACTGTTTCATGCATTGACTTGTATGGATCTTCAGTGTTTACCTGAATTCTCACCAAAAGCTTTTTCACTTGCTTTCAGTGACTCCAGAAGATTAAGGAAGGTGACACAATCATACTGAGTGAGATACAGGAGCAAAGTACGGAGTATCTTCAAATCCTGGACCAAAGATTTTGTCTTAGCTCCAAGCTGATGCCAGAGAGGATCTAAATAGTGACGTATTGTCTAGAAATATAAATTGGAAAGTTCAGGATGTCAAATATATAGTACACTAACCATGctaaaaatgcactttttttttcctttataggGGATGCCACTAGTTTCCTGAAGTTATTAAGGATACCAAATTAAAGACCTGATGGtaaggtatttttttatatataagtTATCATTTTTAGCAAAGTTAACATAATATAGATGCctttatgtaaaatatttcagcaattaGCAGATGTGTATCAATTAATGCTTTCGGtacactttttcctttccatctaATAATAAAACACTGGTACAATACTCCCCCCCCCTTAATTTACTGGCACTGGCCTGTAAAGCAGAAACCATTCTAATGGCATTTAATATCCAAAATAAGGTTGGTACCATGCAGATGTGCAACCTGTAAGGCttaaggaaaaaacctccagaTATTTAAAGTACAGAAGGCTTTGCATCAGGATCTAATAGTAGTTAAGAAATAACTGTGTTTCACTATGATGGTTGAAGTTTATGATTTCACCTTACAGAAAGCACATGTATGCCAAACATTGCACATCTGCCACAAACAGCAATGAACACACAATTATTGACATATATAATGATTAAAGATACAGCAGAGGCATGCATGTGCATATTGTCTACTATATACTTGTGCTTCTCCTACTAGAGGAAATGGAAACCAcaaataggaaagaaaagcttgaaTAGGGATGTTCTTGCTGTAAGACTTGGGAAATGAAGGAAGAACAATAACACCTATACACCAAAAACCCTACTGGCAACTGTCACATCACTATTACATCACCTGGTACCACTAATAAACATGTCAGCTGCTGAAGATTATTAATGTTACAAATAAAACTTCTGTTTGCATGGCAGTTTGAAGATCTACATCCTGTTAGTTAGACACTGCAAAACAATCAGAATGGTTACCTTGTCAAAAGGTTTTCCAATAGCATTTTCTAAAGAGAGATCTTCTACTTCAAGAACTGGATTATAACGTTTGAGTTCTCTCAGACAGGCATTCAAAATGTCCAGGATTGAGGTCTGGATAGCAAGCATAGCAGGGGTCATTGCCACATGTATTTCCACCACTTCAGGTTTATGCTTCTCTAAAAATGAGTTCACTGCTATATGAAATCTAAGAGGAAAACAGCTTATTAGGATTTACATGGAAAGTTTTCTTGACCCACAATTACTCAAAAGTTTGTATAAACTATAATTACAATTGTTTTAAATGTGAACAAGTAAGTTAATTCCAAAGTAAATCAGATTCTACTGATGTGAAGACTGCAATCTCATGAACAGCCTCAGAAAACCATCTGTTCCACAATGATGACTGTAGGCATGCTAGTCATGTGAGCCTATAGGGCTGCTGAATGAGCCATGGAAAATTACTGCACTAGATTCTCCATCACCAATACACAGAACAAATACTAAAGTAAACCCAAAAAATCTCATAAGGGGGAAACAGGAACAGGCTCATGAATTCTTTGAAATCAGACACTGCACCAGCAGGTTCTGTGACATTCCCAGCTTGCAAGGATGAGCAGCAGGTCCTTGTTGGAaccctcccctgcagcccctcagctgcaCAGGCACAGACATGTCACTGCCTTTACCTAACAGGGAGGCTCAGAGAGCCCAGTGCCTGCCAACCTCTGGAACTCCCTGGGCATCTCCCTTCCCACACACTGCACCCCCAGGCCTTGCCATGGCTCAGAAGCCGAGGAAGAAAACGTAGAGACCTTTTATCCAACCTCTCTTGCCCTAGTTATGTCCACTTCTACTTCCCTGGGATACTGGAAGAAAGACtgttaaaaaaagagtttaCAAGGCAGAGTGACAGTTCATTAAGATGGAGTGAAACACATTCTTAGCCTGGAACAAATGGGCAGAGCTCCTGCCCAAGGCAAGAGCACTGATCAGTTCAGCAGATAAAGGGTCCAGTTCCATTTGTGGCTCTGCTTCTGACTGACTTAACACGTGTCACAAACCTGGCAGTTTGGTTTTTATCAGTCATCAAGAAATATTCTTCATACACAACATACATgtaaaagaagattaaaaaaatctgacatgTAGAAAGATCCATGGAGTTTCATCACAGCTGGAAACAAATATACCTCCTTGAATGGAGAACTGAGAGACTGTGCTCTTGTTACTTCATGGCTTAAATACTCTGTTTTATAAGAGAAGTTTTTCTTGAGCTATTAGGAGTGTCACCTTCTGCTGTGATTTCTGTTGGCTAAAAAGCCATCTCTGCCATAAGGTTCAGCCCCTTATAGAGATAATTTGAGtccattttcaaaaatacatacagaaatTTAGCATCTTCAAGACCACCAGTCAAAACCTGACTGAAATTTGTTTGGGGATATGAGGGAACACCCCTAAGCAGTGTGACTCCATGCACCTAATTTTCTGAGGAACCCATCTAACAtccttcatctttcttttaagcTTAACTCTCCAGTGGAGTAAAGAAGTGCCTCACCTTGGCCACAGATAAAGCTTACTGACAAAAAGGTTTTTCATCACTCTTTCCACGTGGCAAAAGCCAGTGTTAAATGCAACAGCATTATCTGTAAAAGCTTTAATGAAGCCTTGCTTGTTCTTCTGGCGGTACAGTCGCAGGATAAATGCTTCCTGGCAGGACTCGATGATTCTGTGTGCTTTGTACACCAAAATGCctggcaaaataaaacattttcaagttaGAAGTTGTTAAGAAAGGTCCAACTTTATATAGAATTTTCCTCATAACTGTCTTATTCTTCTAATATTGCTTGGATTATAGGAATTTAAATCTTCTAAAATGAGTGTTGAACAAACTTTCTGGGGTTCAAACAAGTGATTCCTCAGTTTCAGTACTACAGAAATGCCAAATAACAGAACTGGGTTAATGATGCATCTTtagtaacaaaaaaattaaaaaatcttgtgCTTGAGTGGCAGGACTTATTAGCTTAGTAAATTCTTTATTCCTGAGGCATAACTTGAACTCGAGCCtttgaaaaggaggaaaagcaaatgcaCGACAGAACACACTGTTACAACAGAGCAAGTTTGACACTTTCAAGTCTGTGATATTTGCATTCTTTTGTTAGAGAAATTCTGGAATTAGTCTTGTCAAGTATGTTTCATTGGTAACAACAGTTCAAGTGTTTACACATTCAAGGaacatctgaaaacatttgttttgcttttctcctccttctgaTAAGTCATATTCACACTTAAGGACAGCAAATACTATCAACTGTATGAGTACACCCCCAGTTTTATTCAGGGCTATGGGGGTATTAGGAATAAAAGATTTATCAAGCACATTTTAgtaaagagaaatgaaacaacaatttaatttaattaagtGTTTGAGACAAATACTTCTGGGATTCACAGTTCACTCAGCCAAGACCTGTTAAACTCAggcttattttttcctcccacttaATCATGTTAAATAGCACACTGcattcttccctctcccctgctgAAGTGAGGCCTATGTGGTAACTCTTATCTGTTCACTGCTTGCAGTGGAATCATAAATGCCTTTCTGAAATGGAAGCAAAGGACATCAAACATCACAGGTTTTACCTTGTACCTGCATGAGCTCATAAACTTACAGTGCATTTAATTCTGCAACAAGTTTCTTCAACTCAGCACCTAGACATTGATTTTAATATGCCTTTGCTTGGTAAATGAGAAAGC from Chiroxiphia lanceolata isolate bChiLan1 chromosome 16, bChiLan1.pri, whole genome shotgun sequence carries:
- the ERCC4 gene encoding DNA repair endonuclease XPF isoform X1, translating into MAALLEHESQIFLDLFHRDGLVVCARGLGIDRLLLRFLRLYCEPASLVLVLNTGPAEEEYFIDQLRSDGVVHLPRRVTNEIANNTRYEFYTQGGVIFATSRILVVDFLTDRIPANLITGILVYKAHRIIESCQEAFILRLYRQKNKQGFIKAFTDNAVAFNTGFCHVERVMKNLFVSKLYLWPRFHIAVNSFLEKHKPEVVEIHVAMTPAMLAIQTSILDILNACLRELKRYNPVLEVEDLSLENAIGKPFDKTIRHYLDPLWHQLGAKTKSLVQDLKILRTLLLYLTQYDCVTFLNLLESLKASEKAFGENSGWLFLDASTSMFVNARARVYRIAEEKLSQKGKGSEKRDVKKENELKRELVLESNPKWEALREVLKEIENENKTSDNLGGPGQVLICASDDRACAQLREFIIAGAEAFLTRLYNKTFGKDEKAGEVWITDRKAIKSKGNAKPDPGPQAKKGKLAASSKQKKHKKQRDRTIIQMIGKTEEEKREQLEVEENKELSSSQESSGEEAIAEDFDVNLPSDCYYGIFKDPLTIIHPLQSCGDPYALTRVLHEVEPRYVVLYDAELTFVRQLEIYKASRPGKPLRVYFLIYGGSTEEQRYLTALRKEKEAFEKLIREKASMVVPEEREGRDETNLDLIRDAKPPGVAADTRKAGGQEQKDVQQTIIVDMREFRSELPSLIHRRGIDIEPVTLEVGDYILTPDICVERKSISDLIGSLNNGRLYSQCISMCRYYKRPVLLIEFDPNKPFSLLPRGSLQQEISGNDVTSKLTLLTLHFPKLRILWCPSPHATAELFEELKQNHPQPDAETAMAVTADSEILPESDKYNPGPQDFLLKMPGVNAKNCRALMNHVRSIAELVTLSKDELSRILGNAANATQLFDFIHLTYGEALAKGKSKR
- the ERCC4 gene encoding DNA repair endonuclease XPF isoform X2, producing MYIIEYFIDQLRSDGVVHLPRRVTNEIANNTRYEFYTQGGVIFATSRILVVDFLTDRIPANLITGILVYKAHRIIESCQEAFILRLYRQKNKQGFIKAFTDNAVAFNTGFCHVERVMKNLFVSKLYLWPRFHIAVNSFLEKHKPEVVEIHVAMTPAMLAIQTSILDILNACLRELKRYNPVLEVEDLSLENAIGKPFDKTIRHYLDPLWHQLGAKTKSLVQDLKILRTLLLYLTQYDCVTFLNLLESLKASEKAFGENSGWLFLDASTSMFVNARARVYRIAEEKLSQKGKGSEKRDVKKENELKRELVLESNPKWEALREVLKEIENENKTSDNLGGPGQVLICASDDRACAQLREFIIAGAEAFLTRLYNKTFGKDEKAGEVWITDRKAIKSKGNAKPDPGPQAKKGKLAASSKQKKHKKQRDRTIIQMIGKTEEEKREQLEVEENKELSSSQESSGEEAIAEDFDVNLPSDCYYGIFKDPLTIIHPLQSCGDPYALTRVLHEVEPRYVVLYDAELTFVRQLEIYKASRPGKPLRVYFLIYGGSTEEQRYLTALRKEKEAFEKLIREKASMVVPEEREGRDETNLDLIRDAKPPGVAADTRKAGGQEQKDVQQTIIVDMREFRSELPSLIHRRGIDIEPVTLEVGDYILTPDICVERKSISDLIGSLNNGRLYSQCISMCRYYKRPVLLIEFDPNKPFSLLPRGSLQQEISGNDVTSKLTLLTLHFPKLRILWCPSPHATAELFEELKQNHPQPDAETAMAVTADSEILPESDKYNPGPQDFLLKMPGVNAKNCRALMNHVRSIAELVTLSKDELSRILGNAANATQLFDFIHLTYGEALAKGKSKR